A stretch of the Azorhizobium caulinodans ORS 571 genome encodes the following:
- a CDS encoding nitroreductase family protein, whose amino-acid sequence MSEPLTQQDIRAPAETPAARQHGAAPTHSGVALPRAEAPEALALLERRRSLPLRSLVEPGPTPAELDRLLAVAARVPDHGRLVPWRFIVLSGEARAQAGALLDALYRRQNPDLPESKADMWRLYLLRAPVTVVLVSRPDPAAKVPVFNQILSAGAAGMALVSAATALGYGAQWLLKWPGRDPEAAALLGVRAGEQVAGFIHLGSPAERPDDRPRPALPDVVTHWQPG is encoded by the coding sequence ATGTCCGAGCCCTTGACCCAACAGGACATTCGCGCGCCCGCCGAGACTCCCGCCGCCCGCCAGCACGGCGCCGCCCCCACCCATTCCGGTGTCGCCCTGCCCCGCGCCGAGGCGCCGGAAGCCCTCGCGCTGCTGGAACGGCGCCGCTCCCTGCCCCTGCGCTCCCTGGTCGAACCCGGCCCGACGCCGGCGGAGCTGGACCGCCTGCTGGCGGTGGCCGCCCGCGTACCGGATCACGGCCGCCTGGTGCCGTGGCGCTTCATCGTCCTGTCGGGCGAGGCGCGGGCGCAGGCCGGAGCGTTGCTCGATGCGCTCTATCGTCGCCAGAACCCGGACCTGCCCGAGAGCAAGGCGGACATGTGGCGCCTCTATCTCCTGCGGGCCCCGGTCACGGTGGTTCTGGTGAGCCGGCCGGACCCTGCCGCCAAGGTTCCGGTCTTCAACCAGATCCTATCGGCGGGCGCCGCCGGCATGGCGCTCGTCAGCGCCGCGACGGCGCTGGGCTATGGCGCCCAGTGGCTGCTGAAATGGCCCGGCCGGGACCCAGAGGCCGCGGCCCTGCTGGGCGTCCGCGCGGGCGAGCAGGTGGCCGGCTTCATCCATCTCGGCAGCCCGGCCGAGCGGCCCGACGATCGCCCCCGCCCCGCGCTCCCCGACGTGGTGACCCACTGGCAGCCGGGCTGA